In one Desulfoferula mesophila genomic region, the following are encoded:
- a CDS encoding glycosyltransferase, whose amino-acid sequence MHIPYSSHSAGGKTCLVVAYWAPWLNIPGSIRYRKLFSRLERHGWEIRLLTVGSARDCLRYGDPERCLAVPLLTARRLTSGKAAACAIPGLASRLPIHRVKAALSLLVRRVPVPRTYGWFRQWPRILAWSRRMAPDLILSTSPPPSAHWLAKALAAKLGKPWVAELRDPWVDNHYYQKSGVFYDLELWLERKLLASSDALITVSPQIAANLAARHGKPVKVIDHCFEGRTPGSCPDGAPETAGRFDLAIPLTILYTGRLYPPFLMPGMLLEALDELRRSGVLRPGDIKLVFYTPSRAMLSDWLAREYAPLQGYCELHDPVSNEQALQLQRNCDLLLALGWFGPRGQGVVTSKLGEYLGTGRPILAIASPDSRLSDILDSVANGFPVHSAKACAALLSEFLRLARRGAHLRPQSASLERYSCREQASRLSQFLNEVADHHASM is encoded by the coding sequence ATGCATATACCTTATTCGTCTCATTCGGCCGGGGGTAAGACCTGCCTGGTGGTTGCATACTGGGCTCCTTGGCTGAATATCCCGGGGTCGATCCGCTACCGCAAGCTGTTCTCGCGTCTGGAACGTCATGGCTGGGAAATTCGGTTGCTGACCGTGGGTAGCGCGCGCGACTGTTTGCGCTACGGCGACCCCGAGCGGTGTCTGGCCGTTCCCCTGCTTACCGCCAGGCGGCTCACAAGCGGGAAAGCGGCCGCCTGCGCCATACCCGGCCTCGCTTCTCGGCTGCCGATCCATCGGGTCAAGGCGGCCCTGAGCCTGTTGGTCAGACGGGTTCCCGTGCCCCGCACCTACGGCTGGTTTCGCCAGTGGCCCCGCATCCTGGCGTGGAGCCGCCGGATGGCGCCGGACCTGATACTCAGCACCTCGCCTCCCCCCAGCGCCCATTGGCTGGCCAAGGCCCTGGCCGCCAAGCTCGGCAAGCCCTGGGTGGCCGAGCTCCGCGATCCCTGGGTGGACAATCATTACTACCAGAAGTCGGGCGTGTTTTATGACCTGGAGCTGTGGCTGGAGCGCAAGCTCTTGGCCAGCAGCGACGCTTTGATCACCGTGTCCCCGCAAATAGCGGCCAACCTGGCCGCCCGTCACGGCAAGCCGGTGAAGGTCATCGACCATTGCTTCGAGGGCCGGACGCCGGGGTCTTGCCCGGATGGCGCTCCTGAAACCGCCGGCCGGTTCGACCTGGCCATCCCTCTCACCATCCTCTACACCGGCCGCCTGTACCCGCCCTTTCTCATGCCCGGCATGCTCTTGGAGGCCCTGGATGAGCTGCGCCGGTCGGGCGTGCTGCGGCCCGGCGACATCAAGCTGGTTTTTTACACCCCCAGCCGGGCCATGTTGAGCGACTGGCTGGCTCGGGAGTATGCCCCGCTCCAGGGCTACTGCGAGCTGCACGATCCGGTAAGCAACGAGCAAGCCCTGCAGCTCCAGCGGAACTGCGATTTATTGCTGGCCTTGGGCTGGTTCGGTCCCCGGGGCCAGGGCGTGGTGACCTCCAAGCTGGGCGAGTACCTGGGAACCGGCCGGCCCATTCTGGCCATCGCCTCGCCGGATTCCCGTTTGAGCGATATCCTGGACTCGGTGGCCAACGGTTTTCCGGTGCATTCCGCCAAGGCCTGCGCCGCCCTGCTCAGCGAATTCTTGCGTCTGGCCAGGCGGGGCGCCCACCTGCGGCCGCAGTCGGCGTCTCTCGAGCGGTACTCTTGCCGGGAACAGGCGAGCCGGTTGTCGCAGTTCCTCAACGAGGTCGCCGACCACCACGCGTCAATGTAA
- a CDS encoding polysaccharide deacetylase family protein — protein MPLTPIKSDDPVHLAMQGLFPDYNPACLEPAQDLELLRGMLRPRSSGGVKGLVHRSFQGVTRRCPRPLRELLLGLAHRLRCADPELLKEPNQCEFNRLVAGVRSQGSRQRGYAGKRAALCLSYDVDLLSCYRFLPTLLDQLDQRGLKATFHLLTDWEYRLDPALVEEVSARGHEVGLHGASHDVALGYRRDERIAGELRRALRGLGKNVHSYRAPALCMTERLMARVRDLGFRIDSSLPMSSMFHPSTQSCFPYPLEPSGVLWELPILLQDSTLFLDLGLSQEQAWSFVETHLKQVLELGGVGVINLHPSWAAKYSGFHGRLLDAAREWSDFAVMTHKEVYNCCRWGGAAPSAPAC, from the coding sequence ATGCCCCTCACTCCGATCAAAAGCGACGATCCCGTTCATCTGGCCATGCAGGGCCTTTTTCCAGATTACAACCCCGCCTGCCTGGAACCCGCACAGGACCTGGAGTTGTTGCGCGGGATGCTGCGCCCGCGGAGCAGCGGAGGAGTCAAGGGCCTGGTCCACCGGAGCTTTCAGGGGGTAACCCGCCGTTGCCCCCGTCCGCTTCGCGAGTTGCTGCTGGGTTTGGCGCACCGCCTGCGCTGTGCAGATCCCGAACTGCTCAAAGAGCCCAACCAATGCGAGTTCAACCGGCTGGTCGCCGGAGTCAGGTCCCAGGGCTCGCGGCAACGGGGGTATGCCGGCAAAAGAGCGGCCCTGTGCCTCAGCTACGACGTCGACCTGCTGAGCTGCTACCGGTTTTTGCCGACCCTGCTGGATCAGTTGGACCAGCGCGGCCTCAAGGCCACCTTTCATCTGCTCACCGACTGGGAATACCGGCTGGACCCGGCCCTGGTGGAGGAGGTGAGCGCCCGGGGTCACGAGGTGGGGCTGCACGGGGCCAGCCACGACGTGGCCTTGGGCTACCGGCGCGACGAGCGCATCGCCGGGGAGTTGCGGAGAGCCCTGCGCGGCCTGGGAAAAAACGTCCACAGCTACCGCGCCCCGGCCCTATGCATGACAGAGCGGCTCATGGCTCGGGTAAGGGACCTTGGTTTTCGCATCGATTCCAGCCTGCCCATGAGCAGCATGTTCCATCCCAGCACGCAAAGCTGCTTCCCCTACCCTCTGGAGCCTTCCGGCGTCCTCTGGGAGCTTCCCATACTGTTGCAGGACTCCACCTTGTTTTTGGACCTGGGCTTGAGCCAGGAGCAGGCCTGGTCCTTTGTGGAGACCCACCTGAAACAGGTGCTGGAGCTGGGCGGGGTGGGAGTGATCAACCTGCACCCTTCCTGGGCCGCCAAATACAGCGGTTTCCACGGCCGGCTCCTGGATGCCGCCCGGGAGTGGTCGGACTTCGCGGTGATGACCCACAAGGAAGTGTACAATTGCTGCCGGTGGGGCGGCGCAGCGCCGTCGGCGCCTGCATGCTGA
- a CDS encoding GNAT family N-acetyltransferase — MISNELIYRGYQQGDERLLKELCIQVFNEERSIPDWQWEFMDTPEGPSNIRVIEDKGAIVGHIALIPIRFQYMDKEIVVGKSEDSSLREDYRGKRLFGKLEHQCFDEAAEKGYAASYSISRTANDVHIKAGYHPLKPIEGYFVPLRSDQVVSELKSAGIISGYQAWFARPLLKVIERRFRRRLERAESPPAGITIERMTRFTTEFDDLWRRFACQNRVITIKRSSAYLNWRFNQKPNNEYEIYAARCKGELVGYLVCTSVKRKGNFKVDLKIGVTSDFLFLNSHQEVLAPLIYRAANYWVECQCDVVINWVHRDSLYAPKMIAQLKKLGLVSMLGKYSIPISVRALRDEVSIDYIANERNWFFTLAFSGRWA, encoded by the coding sequence TTGATTTCCAATGAACTGATCTATCGCGGTTATCAGCAAGGCGATGAACGCCTTCTCAAAGAGCTTTGCATTCAGGTTTTTAATGAAGAGCGCTCGATACCGGACTGGCAATGGGAATTCATGGATACACCGGAGGGACCATCCAATATTCGTGTGATTGAAGATAAGGGCGCTATTGTAGGCCACATCGCCCTGATACCGATCCGGTTTCAATATATGGATAAAGAAATCGTGGTGGGCAAATCCGAAGATTCCAGCCTGCGCGAGGACTACCGTGGGAAGAGGCTGTTCGGGAAACTGGAACATCAATGCTTTGATGAGGCTGCTGAAAAAGGCTATGCCGCCTCCTACAGCATCTCCAGGACCGCTAATGATGTTCACATCAAGGCCGGCTACCATCCGTTGAAACCTATCGAAGGCTATTTTGTACCCTTGCGTTCCGATCAGGTTGTGAGCGAGCTAAAAAGCGCCGGGATTATTTCCGGATACCAGGCATGGTTTGCCAGGCCCCTGCTAAAGGTTATCGAGCGGAGATTTCGCAGGCGGTTGGAGCGAGCCGAATCACCGCCGGCGGGTATAACCATCGAACGAATGACTCGGTTCACAACTGAGTTTGATGACCTCTGGCGACGGTTTGCTTGTCAGAACCGCGTGATCACCATTAAGCGTTCATCGGCTTACTTAAACTGGAGATTCAATCAAAAACCAAACAATGAATACGAAATTTATGCAGCGCGGTGTAAGGGCGAACTAGTTGGTTATTTGGTGTGCACAAGCGTTAAGCGCAAAGGTAACTTCAAAGTAGATCTAAAAATCGGAGTCACTTCGGACTTTTTATTTCTCAATTCGCATCAGGAGGTATTGGCTCCGCTGATTTATAGGGCAGCAAATTACTGGGTGGAGTGCCAATGTGATGTTGTGATTAACTGGGTTCATCGCGATAGCCTGTATGCCCCGAAAATGATTGCTCAACTTAAAAAACTTGGGCTGGTATCCATGCTCGGAAAGTACAGCATACCCATATCGGTTCGCGCCTTGCGAGATGAAGTGTCAATCGACTACATCGCCAATGAAAGGAACTGGTTCTTCACCCTGGCGTTTTCCGGAAGGTGGGCCTGA